Proteins encoded by one window of Chondromyces crocatus:
- a CDS encoding PQQ-binding-like beta-propeller repeat protein: MHGTPPSIQPRPWEPAARQRDGPGARRLLRAWRSPSLATTVARMYRDPPSDAPLVLTAINGVVVAYDRLSGRQVWRFQATLQGVEHAPTLCVVEGQRVVSVSAKEVRTAMLSWTAAAEVNCLDYLTGGRLWTCDAVGEKGIGLYTATLLVSGGQVLVTQGTQLFAFSLLNGTLQWQQPLRGLDGSDVVRPVSLALPGHTALVAHR, encoded by the coding sequence CTGCACGGGACTCCCCCATCCATCCAGCCCAGGCCGTGGGAGCCAGCTGCGCGCCAGCGCGACGGACCCGGCGCCCGGCGCCTCCTTCGCGCCTGGCGCTCCCCTTCCCTGGCAACTACGGTCGCGCGCATGTACCGCGACCCTCCTTCTGACGCCCCCCTCGTGCTCACGGCCATCAATGGCGTGGTCGTCGCCTACGACCGCCTGTCCGGTCGGCAGGTGTGGCGCTTCCAGGCCACGCTCCAGGGCGTCGAGCATGCGCCTACCCTCTGCGTCGTGGAAGGTCAGCGCGTGGTCAGCGTCAGCGCCAAGGAGGTCCGCACAGCGATGTTGAGCTGGACGGCCGCAGCCGAGGTCAACTGCCTCGACTACCTGACGGGCGGTCGTCTCTGGACCTGTGATGCCGTCGGCGAGAAAGGCATCGGCCTCTACACCGCCACGCTCCTCGTGAGTGGGGGCCAGGTGCTGGTCACGCAGGGAACGCAGCTCTTCGCCTTCTCGCTCCTGAATGGCACCCTCCAGTGGCAACAGCCTCTCCGCGGACTCGATGGGAGCGACGTCGTGAGGCCTGTGTCCCTCGCCCTGCCCGGCCATACCGCGCTGGTGGCTCATCGCTGA